One Nycticebus coucang isolate mNycCou1 chromosome 7, mNycCou1.pri, whole genome shotgun sequence genomic window, CGTGTGCTAGTGTACATGTGATGACATGCGTGGCCAACAAGAAAACTGAGGGACGTGTCAGTTTTACGTCTATGTGTGCTGACTACACACATGGACACACGTGAACATGAATGCACATGGTGGCAGAAGGCAGACCAGTGTGCAGGGGTTGCACACACACTAGCTCACGCACATGTCAACACCTGCGTGAGCCATTTTGCATCAAGATGGAAGTAGAGTAGCCAGACAAGCACACAAAATGTCCCTGTGCATGTCCATGTCAACACCAGCCCACGGGCACACGTGTGTACCACCCATGCTTATGACAATACGCTGGCCAACCAGAGTGCGCTGACAGTCTCCCATGCTGACCTGTGCTTTTGACCCTGTTGCTGAGACTGGTTTGAACATGATTCGTGGTGACGTGTGCACCTGTCTGTTCATGCCTATGCCAGACTCCATGGTGCTCATCACCGACAAGTTCTGGGGCCCGTCAGGGGTGGAGAGTGTCATcggcagtgtgcatgtgtggctGGCAGAGGCTGTCAACATCCTTCAGGACAACAAGGACACACTTACGGCCAAGGTGCAGACAGGAGGGTGTGGTAAGCATGAAGCTCCCAAGTGTGGCCCCATCTGGGCCTGAGGTGCCCTGCTGCCCCTCCAGGACCCTTGTGGTGTTTCCCCAGGTCATCCAGGGCTGTGGAAACCCTAAGGTCAATCCCCAGGCCCCTGGCCCTGAAGAGCGGCAGCGCCGGGGCAAGCTGGTGCTGCAGGAGAAGCCGCCCATGGGCACGCTGGAGAAGCTGGTGAGTGACCCCACAGCTGGCCCACTGGCTGTGGCCACGCCCCAGGTGTTAGGGGGCAGACTGGCCCTGGCAGCCCAGTGGCCTAACTGATGCCTGGCAGGTCTCTGAGGCCAAGGCCCAGCTCCGAGATGTCCAGGACTTCTGGATCAGCCTCCCAGGGACGCTATGCAGTGAGAAAATGGCCCTGAGCACCGCCAGTGACGACCGCTGCTGGAATGGGATGGCCAAGGGCCGGTAGGTACACATGGTGcctggtggtgtgtgtgtgtgtgtgtgtgtgtgtacaccctGCACATGGCATGCAGCAGCTGCTGGGAGCTGGGTGGAGGGCCTCGCCTGGCCTATGCCGGCTCCACACCTCACACCTGACGGGAGGTGGCTACATGGGCATCTCAGGCCAGAGCTCTCAGAATTAGGGGGTGGGGCGTCCTGCTAGGACAGTGCCCCTTTGCAAGGCTGATTCAGTCACTGGGGCTCTACCACCTTGCCCCCAGGTACCTCCCCGAGGTAATGGGTGACGGCTTGGCCAACCAGATCAACAACCCCGAGGTAGAGGTCGATATCACCAAGCCAGACATGACCATCCGGCAACAGATCATGCAGCTGAAGATCATGACCAACCGGCTGCGCAGCGCCTACAACGGCAATGACGTGGACTTCCAGGATGCCAGTGAGGAGTGGGCGGGGGCGGGGGACACGAGAGGGGCTCCACTGTGGTGGGGCAAGGGGGTCAGCACAGGGGTGACATAGGCCTGCCCAGGAGAGGAAGGGGGCCAGGCGCCCTCCAGGTTCCCCCACCTGAGCCCTTGGCCCCTGTGCCCTGCAGTGGCTGTGAGGCCACTGCTGCCACCTAGGCATGGACACAGCGCACGTCCCGGGGCAGGGTTGAGGCCTGctcaggtgggactacaggaggcaGACTTGGAGTCCAGGGTCTCCAGGCTACCCACAGGGTTAGGCTGCTATGGTCAGGGTGCCACTGGCTTCTACACCTGAAGGACATCAGGTCCCCAGGCACATGGGGTCCTCATGGGAGGGGAGGCCTCACTCAACATTCTGAGTGGGGACGAGCCTGTGAgaccctcttctccttcccaggTGATGACAGCAGTGGCTCTGGCAGCGGTGATGGCTGCCCAGATGACCTCTGTGGCCGGAAGTCCAGCAAAAAGAGTTCCAGCTCCCGGACACCCCTGACACACGCCCTCCCCGGCCTGTCCGAGCGGGAGGGGGCAAAGACCTCCGCCGCCTGCTGTCCGCACCCCTGCgccttcctccccctcctgctcctcctcagcCTGGGCCTTGCAGTAGCCAGACCCC contains:
- the GPC1 gene encoding glypican-1 isoform X3 codes for the protein MEENLANRSQAELETALRDSSRTLQTMLAAQLRSFDDHFQRLLNDSERTLQDAFPSTFGELYTQSARAFRDLYTELRLYYRGANLHLEDTLAEFWARLLERLFRQLHPQLLLPDDYLDCLGKQAEALRPFGEAPRELRLRATRAFVAARSFVQGLGVASDVVRKVAQVPLAPECSRAVMKLVYCAHCLGVPGARPCPDYCRNVLKGCLANQADLDAEWRNLLDSMVLITDKFWGPSGVESVIGSVHVWLAEAVNILQDNKDTLTAKVIQGCGNPKVNPQAPGPEERQRRGKLVLQEKPPMGTLEKLVSEAKAQLRDVQDFWISLPGTLCSEKMALSTASDDRCWNGMAKGRYLPEVMGDGLANQINNPEVEVDITKPDMTIRQQIMQLKIMTNRLRSAYNGNDVDFQDASDDSSGSGSGDGCPDDLCGRKSSKKSSSSRTPLTHALPGLSEREGAKTSAACCPHPCAFLPLLLLLSLGLAVARPRW